One genomic region from Lepisosteus oculatus isolate fLepOcu1 chromosome 20, fLepOcu1.hap2, whole genome shotgun sequence encodes:
- the coq9 gene encoding ubiquinone biosynthesis protein COQ9, mitochondrial: MFTNGAGDLVLHFITQCNTRLADSLAEQHKQVQLGQAESKKPAEFLREAVEMRLRMLIPYIETWPQAMSILLLPQNIPESLKHLSTLVDDIWYYAGDRSTDLNWYTRRAALTGIYNTTELVMVQDSSPDFQDTWTFLDNRIKDVMNMANTAQQVKSTGEAVVQGIMGAAITLKNLSGMNQRR; the protein is encoded by the exons ATGTTCACCAACGGCGCCGGAGACCTAGTCCTGCACTTCATCACTCAGTGTAACACCCGCCTGGCCGACAGTCTGGCGGAGCAGCACAAGCAGGTCCAGCTGGGCCAGGCCGA GTCAAAGAAGCCTGCTGAGTTTCTGAGAGAAGCAGTGGAAATGAGACTACGCATGCTCATCCCATACATCGAAACCTGGCCGCAG GCCATGAGCATCCTGCTGCTGCCCCAGAACATCCCTGAGAGCCTGAAGCACCTGTCCACCCTGGTGGATGACATCTGGTACTACGCCGGGGACCGCTCTACTGAT CTGAACTGGTACACACGACGTGCAGCCCTGACCGGCATCTATAACACCACAGAGCTGGTGATGGTTCAGGATTCCTCTCCCGACTTCCAGGACACCTGGACCTTCTTGGACAACCGCATTAAAGACGTGATGAACATGGCCAACACTGCCCAGCAG GTTAAATCCACTGGGGAAGCTGTGGTACAGGGGATTATGGGAGCTGCCATCACT cTGAAGAACCTTTCGGGGATGAACCAGCGGCGGTGA
- the ciapin1 gene encoding anamorsin isoform X1 — translation MLPVPHPRSEAITPVPARRILPLSPVRKAHKTLPALQPLSSAAISHHNCRTSFACDSFSLRPPLGKDVSDLPGFGSAEEERAEFTHKTSLDESCMSVHNQGQLKIQDRGMAELGVQAGQSLLLMWGHPSSPTAVKEQVESLQKAVGSQGKVAIENIDRLRLSSHPESSFHWVLSGLLPDSTVIHSSETLAEIGRVLKPGGNVILEEPVSASGNNNKVKTLSKLISAMKMSGLVSVSEVRTEPLSSEVATTVKEATGYQESDLSRVRMSASKPNFEVGSSSQLKLSLGKKVAQKEKPALDASTAKMWTLSANEMNDDDVDLLDTDAYLDEEDLKKPDPASLRAPSCGEGAATKKKACKNCTCGLAEELEQETREAQKQTQSKSACGNCYLGDAFRCASCPYLGMPAFKPGEKIVLQETQLTDA, via the exons ATGTTGCCCGTCCCGCACCCCAGATCGGAGGCTATAACCCCAGTCCCAGCCCGCCGGATTCTCCCTCTCTCACCAGTTCGCAAGGCCCACAAAACCCTCCCGGCTCTCCAACCTCTGAGCAGCGCCGCCATATCCCACCACAACTGCCGCACGTCATTCGCTTGCGACTCTTTCAGTCTCCGGCCGCCTCTCGGTAAAGACGTCAGCGATCTTCCCGGCTTCGGATCGGCAGAAGAAGAGAGAGCCGA GTTCACTCATAAAACATCGTTGGACGAGAGTTGTATGTCAGTTCATAACCAAGGACAACTGAAGATTCAG GACAGAGGTATGGCAGAGCTGGGCGTGCAGGCAGGGCAGAGCCTGCTGCTGATGTGGGGTCACCCATCCAGCCCCACGGCAGTGAAGGAGCAGGTGGAGAGCCTGCAGAAAGCAGTGGGATCCCAGGGCAAGGTGGCAATAGAAAACATTGACAGACTACGGCTGT CCTCTCACCCGGAGTCCAGCTTCCACTGGGTCCTGTCCGGCCTGCTGCCGGACAGCACTGTCATCCACAGCTCAGAGACCTTGGCGGAGATCGGCCGAGTGCTGAAGCCAGGCGGAAATGTCATCCTGGAGGAGCCTGTCTCGGCCTCAG GTAACAACAACAAAGTGAAAACTCTTAGCAAACTTATTTCAGCCATGAAGATGTCGGGACTGGTGTCCGTGTCTGAG GTCAGAACCGAGCCCTTGAGTTCTGAAGTCGCCACGACTGTGAAGGAGGCCACTGGGTACCAGGAGAGTGACCTGTCCAGAGTTCGGATGTCTGCCAGCAAACCCAACTTTGAAGTGGGCTCATCCAGCCAGCTGAAGCTGTCATTGGGAAAGAAAGTGGCTCAGAAAG AGAAGCCCGCCCTGGATGCCAGCACAGCGAAGATGTGGACACTGTCTGCCAATGAAATGAACGATGATGATGTG GATCTCTTGGACACAGATGCCTACCTTGACGAGGAGGACCTGAAGAAGCCAGACCCGGCCTCTCTGAGGGCCCCCAGCTGTGGAGAGGGGGCAGCCACGAAGAAGAAGGCTTGCAAGAACTG CACATGCGGGCTGGCGGAGGAGCTGGAGCAGGAGACCAGGGAAGCCCAGAAGCAGACCCAATCCAAGTCTGCCTGCGGGAAT TGCTACCTCGGAGATGCCTTCCGCTGTGCCAGCTGCCCGTACCTCGGGATGCCCGCCTTCAAGCCCGGAGAGAAGATTGTTCTGCAGGAGACGCAGCTCACAGATGCCTAG
- the ciapin1 gene encoding anamorsin isoform X2 has translation MSVHNQGQLKIQDRGMAELGVQAGQSLLLMWGHPSSPTAVKEQVESLQKAVGSQGKVAIENIDRLRLSSHPESSFHWVLSGLLPDSTVIHSSETLAEIGRVLKPGGNVILEEPVSASGNNNKVKTLSKLISAMKMSGLVSVSEVRTEPLSSEVATTVKEATGYQESDLSRVRMSASKPNFEVGSSSQLKLSLGKKVAQKEKPALDASTAKMWTLSANEMNDDDVDLLDTDAYLDEEDLKKPDPASLRAPSCGEGAATKKKACKNCTCGLAEELEQETREAQKQTQSKSACGNCYLGDAFRCASCPYLGMPAFKPGEKIVLQETQLTDA, from the exons ATGTCAGTTCATAACCAAGGACAACTGAAGATTCAG GACAGAGGTATGGCAGAGCTGGGCGTGCAGGCAGGGCAGAGCCTGCTGCTGATGTGGGGTCACCCATCCAGCCCCACGGCAGTGAAGGAGCAGGTGGAGAGCCTGCAGAAAGCAGTGGGATCCCAGGGCAAGGTGGCAATAGAAAACATTGACAGACTACGGCTGT CCTCTCACCCGGAGTCCAGCTTCCACTGGGTCCTGTCCGGCCTGCTGCCGGACAGCACTGTCATCCACAGCTCAGAGACCTTGGCGGAGATCGGCCGAGTGCTGAAGCCAGGCGGAAATGTCATCCTGGAGGAGCCTGTCTCGGCCTCAG GTAACAACAACAAAGTGAAAACTCTTAGCAAACTTATTTCAGCCATGAAGATGTCGGGACTGGTGTCCGTGTCTGAG GTCAGAACCGAGCCCTTGAGTTCTGAAGTCGCCACGACTGTGAAGGAGGCCACTGGGTACCAGGAGAGTGACCTGTCCAGAGTTCGGATGTCTGCCAGCAAACCCAACTTTGAAGTGGGCTCATCCAGCCAGCTGAAGCTGTCATTGGGAAAGAAAGTGGCTCAGAAAG AGAAGCCCGCCCTGGATGCCAGCACAGCGAAGATGTGGACACTGTCTGCCAATGAAATGAACGATGATGATGTG GATCTCTTGGACACAGATGCCTACCTTGACGAGGAGGACCTGAAGAAGCCAGACCCGGCCTCTCTGAGGGCCCCCAGCTGTGGAGAGGGGGCAGCCACGAAGAAGAAGGCTTGCAAGAACTG CACATGCGGGCTGGCGGAGGAGCTGGAGCAGGAGACCAGGGAAGCCCAGAAGCAGACCCAATCCAAGTCTGCCTGCGGGAAT TGCTACCTCGGAGATGCCTTCCGCTGTGCCAGCTGCCCGTACCTCGGGATGCCCGCCTTCAAGCCCGGAGAGAAGATTGTTCTGCAGGAGACGCAGCTCACAGATGCCTAG
- the ciapin1 gene encoding anamorsin isoform X3: protein MAELGVQAGQSLLLMWGHPSSPTAVKEQVESLQKAVGSQGKVAIENIDRLRLSSHPESSFHWVLSGLLPDSTVIHSSETLAEIGRVLKPGGNVILEEPVSASGNNNKVKTLSKLISAMKMSGLVSVSEVRTEPLSSEVATTVKEATGYQESDLSRVRMSASKPNFEVGSSSQLKLSLGKKVAQKEKPALDASTAKMWTLSANEMNDDDVDLLDTDAYLDEEDLKKPDPASLRAPSCGEGAATKKKACKNCTCGLAEELEQETREAQKQTQSKSACGNCYLGDAFRCASCPYLGMPAFKPGEKIVLQETQLTDA from the exons ATGGCAGAGCTGGGCGTGCAGGCAGGGCAGAGCCTGCTGCTGATGTGGGGTCACCCATCCAGCCCCACGGCAGTGAAGGAGCAGGTGGAGAGCCTGCAGAAAGCAGTGGGATCCCAGGGCAAGGTGGCAATAGAAAACATTGACAGACTACGGCTGT CCTCTCACCCGGAGTCCAGCTTCCACTGGGTCCTGTCCGGCCTGCTGCCGGACAGCACTGTCATCCACAGCTCAGAGACCTTGGCGGAGATCGGCCGAGTGCTGAAGCCAGGCGGAAATGTCATCCTGGAGGAGCCTGTCTCGGCCTCAG GTAACAACAACAAAGTGAAAACTCTTAGCAAACTTATTTCAGCCATGAAGATGTCGGGACTGGTGTCCGTGTCTGAG GTCAGAACCGAGCCCTTGAGTTCTGAAGTCGCCACGACTGTGAAGGAGGCCACTGGGTACCAGGAGAGTGACCTGTCCAGAGTTCGGATGTCTGCCAGCAAACCCAACTTTGAAGTGGGCTCATCCAGCCAGCTGAAGCTGTCATTGGGAAAGAAAGTGGCTCAGAAAG AGAAGCCCGCCCTGGATGCCAGCACAGCGAAGATGTGGACACTGTCTGCCAATGAAATGAACGATGATGATGTG GATCTCTTGGACACAGATGCCTACCTTGACGAGGAGGACCTGAAGAAGCCAGACCCGGCCTCTCTGAGGGCCCCCAGCTGTGGAGAGGGGGCAGCCACGAAGAAGAAGGCTTGCAAGAACTG CACATGCGGGCTGGCGGAGGAGCTGGAGCAGGAGACCAGGGAAGCCCAGAAGCAGACCCAATCCAAGTCTGCCTGCGGGAAT TGCTACCTCGGAGATGCCTTCCGCTGTGCCAGCTGCCCGTACCTCGGGATGCCCGCCTTCAAGCCCGGAGAGAAGATTGTTCTGCAGGAGACGCAGCTCACAGATGCCTAG